The Agrobacterium vitis genome has a segment encoding these proteins:
- a CDS encoding amino acid ABC transporter permease, with the protein MAIQDSSSSKTGSVSAASLIYDPKVRGIFYQVVTLVILVAFIWIVANNTIHNLQKANITSGFGFLQGRAGFDIGQQLISYSSDSTYGRALVVGLLNTLQVAVAGIITASIIGFAVGLGRLSHNWLIAKLCQVYVEIFRNIPPLLVIFFWYRGVIAILPQARDSIALPFDIYLNNRGVTFPKAIFGDEAWLLLPAIAIGIFLSILVRKWARKRQMATGQQFPILWSSLALIVGIPVLVFMAIGMPLTFDLPIVGRFNMQGGSVVGPEFTSLFLALSFYTAAFIAEIVRGGIKAVSKGQTEAASALGLKHSHTSRLIVVPQAMRIIIPPLTSQYLNLAKNSSLAVAIGFADIVAVGGTILNQTGQAVEIVAVWLAVYLTISISTAVFMNWFNAKMALVER; encoded by the coding sequence ATGGCAATACAGGATTCGAGCTCCTCTAAAACCGGATCGGTCAGCGCGGCATCGCTCATCTACGACCCGAAGGTCCGTGGCATATTTTATCAGGTGGTTACCTTGGTAATTTTGGTCGCCTTCATCTGGATAGTCGCCAATAATACCATTCACAATCTTCAAAAAGCCAATATCACCTCTGGATTCGGCTTCCTGCAAGGCCGCGCTGGCTTCGACATCGGCCAGCAGTTGATCAGCTACAGCAGCGATTCGACCTATGGCCGGGCGCTTGTCGTCGGCCTGCTCAATACGCTGCAAGTCGCGGTCGCCGGCATCATCACCGCCTCGATCATCGGCTTTGCGGTCGGTCTAGGACGGCTGTCACACAATTGGCTGATCGCCAAGCTCTGCCAGGTCTACGTTGAGATTTTCCGCAATATTCCACCGCTGCTGGTTATCTTCTTCTGGTATCGCGGGGTCATCGCCATTCTGCCGCAGGCGCGCGATTCCATCGCGCTGCCTTTCGATATCTACCTGAACAATCGCGGCGTCACCTTTCCAAAGGCGATTTTCGGCGACGAGGCCTGGTTGCTGTTGCCAGCCATCGCGATAGGGATTTTTCTTTCCATTCTCGTCAGGAAATGGGCCCGCAAGCGCCAGATGGCGACAGGCCAACAATTTCCAATCCTATGGTCGTCGCTGGCGCTGATCGTCGGCATTCCAGTCCTGGTGTTTATGGCGATCGGCATGCCGCTGACCTTCGATCTTCCAATTGTTGGCCGGTTCAACATGCAGGGCGGTTCGGTCGTCGGACCCGAGTTCACCTCGCTGTTTCTGGCGTTGTCCTTCTACACCGCCGCTTTCATAGCGGAAATCGTTCGCGGCGGCATCAAGGCTGTCTCCAAGGGACAGACGGAAGCGGCCAGCGCGCTCGGCCTCAAGCATAGCCACACCTCACGGCTCATTGTCGTGCCACAGGCGATGCGGATTATCATTCCGCCGCTGACCAGCCAGTATCTCAACCTTGCGAAAAACTCCTCCCTGGCTGTTGCCATCGGCTTTGCCGATATCGTCGCTGTCGGTGGTACAATTCTCAATCAGACCGGACAGGCCGTCGAAATCGTTGCCGTCTGGCTGGCCGTCTACCTGACGATCAGCATCAGCACTGCGGTCTTCATGAACTGGTTTAATGCCAAGATGGCGCTGGTCGAGAGGTAA